Proteins encoded within one genomic window of Arachis ipaensis cultivar K30076 chromosome B08, Araip1.1, whole genome shotgun sequence:
- the LOC107610850 gene encoding protein ECERIFERUM 1-like yields the protein MASKPGILTHWPWKPLGTFKWVILAPWIAHSTYSFLVKDPKERDLLYFLLFPLVMIRILHHQIWITLSRYLTAKGKNRIVDRSIDFEQVDRESTWDDLILLNGIMSYIVYMVSPEASHLPLWRMDGAVLVLVLHVGPVEFLYYWFHRALHHHFLYSRYHSHHHSSIVTEPITAVVHPFAENMAYSLLFAIPLYTAVITRTLSITTLFGYITYIDFMNNMGHCNFEFIPKPFFSIFPFFKYLIYSPTFHSLHHTQFRTNYSLFMPIYDYIYGTMDKSTDTRYEMSLLMKKEKERVDVVHLTHFTTLNSIYLNKYQRKTLNRLIEDAILEAEKNGVKVLSLGLLNQGDKLNKYGELYIKSNTNLKIKIVDGSSLVVAIVVNSIPKEATQILICGKFNKVSYAIANALCERGIKITTIYNDDYERLQSRISTNFKKNLVFPGSCAAKIWLVGDQFNEAEQKMAPKGTLFIPFSQFSPKKLRKDCFYHITPSMEIPSSLLNVHSCENWLPRRVLSAWRIAGIMHALEGWDVNECGDMMFSIHKIWEASLQYGFRPLKINHPCFNP from the exons ATGGCGTCCAAACCTGGCATACTCACTCACTGGCCATGGAAGCCTCTTGGAACTTTTAAG TGGGTAATTTTGGCACCATGGATTGCACACAGCACCTACTCTTTTCTCGTGAAAGATCCAAAGGAGAGGGACCTTCTTTACTTTCTTCTGTTCCCGTTGGTGATGATCAGAATTCTACACCACCAAATTTGGATCACACTTTCTCGCTATCTTACTGCCAAAGGCAAAAACAGAATTGTTGACCGGAGCATTGACTTTGAACAAGTTGATCGAGAAAGCACTTG GGATGACCTAATCTTGCTAAATGGGATTATGAGTTACATAGTTTACATGGTATCTCCAGAAGCTTCACACTTACCCTTATGGAGAATGGATGGTGCAGTTTTGGTGTTAGTGCTTCATGTGGGACCAGTAGAGTTTCTTTATTACTGGTTTCACAGAGCACTTCATCACCACTTCCTTTACTCTCGATATCATTCTCACCACCATTCTTCCATTGTTACAGAACCTATTACTG CTGTGGTCCATCCTTTTGCCGAAAATATGGCGTATAGTCTACTATTCGCAATTCCTCTATACACAGCAGTTATAACGAGGACATTATCCATAACAACTCTCTTTGGTTATATTACATATATCGACTTCATGAACAATATGGGTCACTGCAATTTTGAGTTCATTCCCAAGCCCTTCTTTTCCATCTTCCCCTTCTTCAAATATCTCATCTATTCACCAAC GTTCCACTCACTGCACCACACTCAATTTCGAACTAACTACTCACTGTTCATGCCCATATATGATTACATTTATGGAACCATGGATAAAAGTACGGACACAAGATATGAAATGTCATTattaatgaaaaaagaaaaagaaagagttgATGTGGTACACCTAACACACTTTACAACCCTTAATTCCATA TATCTGAATAAATATCAAAGGAAAACATTAAACAGGCTGATAGAAGATGCAATACTTGAGGCAGAGAAAAACGGAGTTAAGGTCTTAAGTTTGGGCCTTTTAAACCAG GGAGATAAACTGAATAAATATGGTGAGCTTTACATAAAGAGCAATACCAACCTTAAAATAAAGATTGTGGATGGAAGCAGCTTAGTGGTGGCCATTGTTGTTAACAGCATTCCCAAAGAAGCAACCCAAATTTTAATTTGTGGTAAATTTAATAAGGTTTCCTATGCCATTGCCAATGCTTTATGTGAAAGGGGAATCAAG ATTACAACCATATACAACGATGATTATGAAAGACTTCAATCAAGAATCTCCACCAACTTCAAAAAGAACTTGGTTTTTCCTGGATCCTGTGCTGCAAAG atATGGTTAGTGGGGGACCAATTTAACGAGGCTGAACAAAAGATGGCCCCAAAAGGAACATTGTTCATACctttctctcaattctctccAAAGAAACTGCGTAAAGATTGCTTCTACCACATCACACCATCCATGGAAATTCCCTCTTCTTTATTGAATGTCCACTCTTGTGAG AATTGGCTGCCAAGAAGAGTGCTAAGTGCATGGCGTATCGCGGGAATAATGCATGCGTTGGAAGGTTGGGACGTTAATGAATGTGGAGACATGATGTTTAGCATTCACAAAATATGGGAAGCAAGTCTTCAATATGGGTTTAGGCCATTGAAGATTAATCATCCTTGCTTCAATCCATAA